The Gemmatimonas sp. UBA7669 genome includes a window with the following:
- a CDS encoding phosphatase PAP2 family protein encodes MASNVGPAWRQWLLISAAAVVLAHLLDPLAWEYLRKPNIYDGDLGRLLRIQGFLPTWLFGALALRLHGAAHIKVRKPALLLFLGPALSGAAAEVLKLLFRRLRPDAEVFGYAFRAFSDGPLSNRGMGLPSSHVMVAFGGAFAMARLFPRTRWIWYSLATGCATTRVLAGAHFLSDTVVGACVAWGVVAALANRVGRSVSAA; translated from the coding sequence ATGGCCTCCAATGTTGGCCCCGCGTGGCGCCAGTGGCTCCTGATTTCGGCGGCCGCGGTGGTCCTCGCGCATCTGCTCGACCCGCTGGCCTGGGAGTACCTGCGCAAGCCCAATATCTATGACGGCGACCTGGGTCGCCTGCTGCGCATTCAGGGCTTTCTGCCCACTTGGCTCTTCGGGGCGCTCGCCCTCAGGCTTCACGGCGCCGCCCATATCAAAGTGCGAAAGCCGGCGCTCCTGCTGTTTCTTGGCCCGGCACTCAGCGGCGCGGCGGCCGAGGTGCTCAAGCTGCTGTTCCGTCGCCTGCGACCTGACGCGGAAGTCTTCGGGTACGCGTTCCGGGCATTTTCCGACGGCCCGTTGTCCAATCGCGGCATGGGCCTGCCCAGCTCCCACGTGATGGTGGCCTTCGGAGGCGCCTTTGCCATGGCCCGGCTGTTTCCGCGAACGCGCTGGATTTGGTACAGCCTGGCCACCGGCTGTGCGACAACGCGGGTGCTGGCAGGGGCGCATTTCCTGAGCGATACGGTGGTGGGGGCCTGTGTGGCCTGGGGGGTGGTGGCTGCACTGGCCAATCGGGTGGGCCGGAGCGTCTCGGCCGCCTGA
- a CDS encoding Fur family transcriptional regulator, protein MERNTRQRDAIRQVFEAVPRPLGPAEVLDYGRKHVSKLGIATVYRTINSLVESGWLVPVELPGEAPRYERSGSAHHHHFRCRDCTRVFEIHGCPGDLRELTPAGFQLESHEVVLYGLCARCAAA, encoded by the coding sequence ATGGAACGGAATACCCGACAGCGCGATGCCATCCGCCAGGTGTTCGAGGCCGTGCCCCGCCCGCTCGGGCCGGCGGAGGTCCTCGACTATGGCCGCAAGCATGTATCCAAGCTGGGCATCGCCACGGTCTATCGCACCATCAACTCGCTGGTCGAAAGTGGCTGGCTGGTGCCAGTTGAACTGCCCGGTGAGGCGCCGCGCTACGAGCGTTCGGGGTCGGCGCATCATCATCATTTCCGCTGCCGGGACTGCACGCGGGTCTTCGAGATTCATGGCTGCCCTGGCGACCTGCGCGAACTGACGCCGGCAGGTTTCCAACTCGAATCCCACGAGGTCGTGCTGTACGGCCTGTGCGCGCGCTGCGCCGCGGCGTGA